TGTCGAGATCGTTGCCGGCGTCGTCCTGGATCGCCAGGTTCACCACCCGGGAGCCGGCCGGACGGCTGAGGTCGTAGCTGAAGGCCATGCCGCCCACCTGGGGGAAGCGGCCCTGGTTGATGCCGGCAGCGATGCCGTACTCGATCAGCGCCTTCAGCTCAGCGGGTGTGACGCTGACCAGGGACAGGCCGTTGTTGAAGCTGAGGGCATTGGCGATGTCGTTGCGGGAGATGCCGCCCTCCGGCTTGACGACATTGCCCTGGGCATCGAACACCGCTGCGGTGGGCAGCAGTTCCGGGACACCGCTCACCGAGCCCGTGGGAATGATCGACTGGCCGATCGAGTTGCGGATGCCGCCGCCGTTCTTGAGCGACACCACCACGGTGGGATCGATCTGGCGGGCATAGGCCAGGTTGGCGTCGGCCGTGAGGTTGCCGAGGTTGGTCTCCTCGCTGCGCACACCGGGGTTGCGGTTACCGTTGAGGAACACCTCGCTGATGCCGAACCATTCCGATTCCTGGGCGACGATCACCTCGCGCAGGTTGTCGACCACCTCCTGCACACGGGCGTCGATGAAGGCTTCGGCATTGAGGGCGGCCACACCCGCGGCATCGGTGCGGAACGCTCCGCTGATGGTGGGGTCGTAGCTGGCGGGAATGATCACCCCCTGGCTGTCGAAATCGAGCACCAGACGGCCCAGATACTTGTAATTGCCGTCGGTGTTCACCACCGCCACCGGCTTGCCATCGGCGCCGGTCTTGACGATCGGGTAGGGGCCCTGGACGCTGTCGCCGGGGCGGGTCAGATCGTTGCTGTCGAACAGGCGGGTGTTGGAGCCGCCGGCCACGATGATGTCCACGTGCCGCAGGCGCTCGGCCAGGGCCTGCTCGATGCTGATCTGCTGCATGTGGGCCAGCAGGATCACCTTGTTCAGGCCAGGGTTGGCGGCCAACAGGGCATCCACATCGGCCTGGATCTCCGCAGCCAGGGCATCGAGCTCAGCGGCCGTGGGAGTGCCACCGAAGGGGACGGGGGCCACGCCCACACTGCCCGGACTGGAGATGGTGCGCAGGGTTGGGGTGGTGGCCCCGACCACACCCACCGTCTGGCCGTTCACATCGAAAACGACACTGGCGGTGATGCTGTTGGGCTGGGGCGCCTGGCCGGCGGGCACCACCAGGCCCGCCAGGTTGGCGTCGGTGGCGAAGTTGAGGTTGCCGCTCAGGTAGGGGAAGGCGGTGCCGGGGTAGCCGGAGGCGGCATTGGCCCGGATGAGATCCCGCACCACCGTGGTGCCCTGGTCGAACTCGTGGTTGCCGAAGGCGATCGCCTGCACGCCCAGGGCGTTCTGGATCAGCACATCACCGCGACCCACGGCGCCGTAGGCCTGGGCGGAGGCCCCGTAGAAGAGGCCCGGAATCCAGGCGTCGCCGCTGGAGAGGGTGAGCGTGTTGACGAAACCGGGGATGCCATCGAGATCGATGTCCTGGGCCCGCAGGGCGTTGAGCACCGCGGACAGGCGGGGGGCGTCATCGAGGGCCGCAATGCCGCCCTCCTGATCGGCCAGGTGGAACAGCTGCAGCTTGAAGGCACTGCCGGCCGCCAGGGGTGCCGCCGTGGTGATGCTCACCTTGTCGTTGCCTTCGCTGCTGGCGATCACCCCCGCCGGCTCGCCGGCCTCGCTGCGCAGGAAGGTGAGGCCCTCAATGCGCTCGGCACCGGGGAACACCACCGGATCCACCGCCACCACGTTGTAGGGATCGCTCACATCGAACACGGCCGCCACGCTGGTGGTGGTGCGCTCCAGGGCCACGAAGGCGTAGGTGCGGCCAGCCACGGTGGCGATCTCCACCATCTCGGGTTCGGTGCCCTTGTCGTCGTCGCGGTTGGAGGCCATCAGGCCGAGGCTGTCGGCCAGGTCCTCCAGGGCCGCGCTGGAATCGAACACCAGGTTGCCCTTGTCGTCGAAGATGCGCAGGGAGCGGGAGCCGATGCTGAAGGGCTTGTCGATCAGACCGTCGCCATTGATGTCGCCGTAGTCGTTGAGCAGGTTGAGTCGGGTGCGGCTGATGCCGGTGACGGCGGCGAAGGCGTCATTCAGCGCATCCACACCGGGATGGTCCCGAAAAGGGGTGCCACTCACCAGGGCACCATCGCTGGCCCGCGTCAGATCGAAGAACGTGGTGCCCTGGTCCGGCGGGTATTCACGGGAGTCCCCTTCACCCACCGCCAGGAGGAAGCTGCGGCCCTGGGCATCGGTGAAGGCGGCGATGCCATCGGGCATGGTCAGGCCGTAGAGCGGCAGGCCGGAGATCGGCCGGTACAGATTGCTGTTCGAGGGGCCGTCCCGGTCGGAGCTGTCGAAGCCGGCACCGTCGAAGCTGACCACGGTGAAGGCATTGCCGCTGGCGCCTTCGGTGCCGAAGTCGTTGTCATAGTTGATCACCACCGCACCGTCATCACGGATGGTGAGACCTTCCGGCTTGTCGTAGGCCAGGCTGCCGCCGATCGACGGCAGGTTGAACAGCTCGATCTTGTGGGCCAGGCGGATGCCGGCCGCCGCCAGGGCATCGGCACTGGAGGTGCTGAAGATCGTCGGGGTGGCGGGGTTGCTGTCGTGGTCGACGAGGCTGCGGCGGTTGTCGAGCAGCTCGGGGCTGGCCACGCCGATCGCGGCCAGCCAGCCGGCCGTGGCCTGGTCGACGGCGGAGGTGAGCGGCAGGGTGTCGGTGGCGCCGCGCAGATCCACCTCAAACACATGCTTGAAGCCGGTGAGGCTGCGGCTGCTGTCGCGCTCCATCACCAGGAACACGCCGCGGGCCGCATCGAAGCTGACGTCGCCGATCTTGTCCTGGCCGGCGCGGCCGCTGAGCAGGTAGAGGTGCTCCTTCACAGGGGCACCGGTGGCCGGATCGACGGCGAGGATGCGGGTGAGTTCGGAGCGGCTGCGGCCTTCGGTGATGCCGTCCCCGTTGGCATCCACATCCAGGGGGCTCTGCATGAAGGCATAGAGCAGGCCGTCGTTGGGGTTGAAGGTCATGCCCTCGATGCCCCGGTTGCTCCAGCGGTTTCCGTAGATGGCCGGCAGGCTGTCGATCGTTTCAGCGCCGATCGGGGTGGCGCCGCCCACGTTGTGCTGGGCCGCAAGCTGGGCCTTCTGGCCGGCGGGAATGTAGCGCTGGATCAGGTTGCCGCTGAGCGCATCAAAGATCGAGATCTGGCCGCGGTACTCATCGCCGACGGCGAACACCTGGCGGGTGTTGCCGCCGATGGTGAGGCTGAAGCGCGAGACGGTTTCCGAGTCGATGCCGAACGGGTCGTAGGCCAGCGCGGCATTGGTGGCATCGATCGGCACGTCATCCTTGATCGCCAGCTGGGGCAGGCCGGTGAGGGGGGTGCCATCGGGACGGTTGAGGCCGATGCGGCCCAGCTCGGTGACGGCGCCCGTGGCGCGATTCATGCCCAGCTTGTAGATCGTGGGCTGGAAGTCCGGGTCGAGAAACTGACGCTGACCCGCGATCAGATCGCCGTTGGGGCCACGATCAGTGATGGAGTAGTAAACATCCAGCTCCGTGCCGTTCACCGTCTCCTTACCGGCGAAGAACAGACCGGACAGACCGCCGGCCAGCACACCAGCGGGCTGGTTGGCGGCGCCGGCGGCATACTCCAGCTCGTAGGTGAAATTCTCGGCGCTGGCAACGCCGCGGGACCAATCCTTGATGCCAGCGGAGAAGATGGTGCTGATCACCGGAGCGGCACCGGTCAGGTCGACCACGGCGATGGCGTTGTTCTCCTGCAGAGTGATCCAGGCGGTGTTGCCATCGGCACTGAAGGCGATGGCCTCGGGTTCGATGTCCTGGGCCACGGTGGTTGTGACGCCCAATCGGGTGCCGATGCGGACTCCGCGGTTGATCAGTTCGGCACGGCGGTTCTCCCAGGCCTCAAAGCCCACACTCTGCACATCGGCTGCGGCGGGAGCCACGGGCACGGCCGCGAGAAAACCGCTGGTATTGATCAAAGAGATGGAACCGACCGGATCGATGGTGTAAGCAGCGTTCGGCTCTCCTTCGTTGGTGACCAACAGCTTGCGGCCGTCGCTGCTGAACTTGACCATGTCGGGCAGGGCACCCACGGTCACGGTGCTGATGTGAACAGGCAGAGCCGGATTGCTCAGGTCGTAGAACTGCACGAAGCCGGGGTCGGTCTTGACCGCGTTCTGCACCGCAATGGCAAGCAGATTGCCGAACACGGCAGCGCTCTGAAGCGTCTCACCATTGCCAGTGGATGTGGCCCTTGCAACAGCCAAGGGGTTGGCAGGATTTCGAAGGTCGGAAACAACAATGGCCCCGGATCCACCGCCTACGGTATAGAGATAACCCGTGGTTGGATTGTACGCAGAGATTTCAGCATTGGCCCCGAGATCTGCCACCGAGATCACGCCATTTGACGCCTGGATGAAAGGATCCAGCGCGGAAAAGGTGAGAGCCATTTAAATAAGCTGCATTCACCTTAAATCTGACAGCTATGCCCTCGTGCCAGGTTAAGCCTGGGCAAATAGGTGTTGAAGAGGTGGGAGGGTTATCCACGGCTCCGTCACCTGTCGAGGTGTTCCGGACAACATGGGGGCGGGTGGACATGAATCGGATCACCCAGGCGAGCGACGGCGGGAGTGACCAGGAGGGGATCCACCGATCCAGGTGGGCAGAAACATCCTCGTTGCCCCGCCTATTGATGCCGACACGCACAGGCAGCACTCAGGACTCCATGGCCATAAAAAACCCCCGGTGATGACCGGGGGTTCGGGGGTCCCTCGAAGATTCGAGAAGGGGCGTTGACGGTGTTCGGGAGCCGGAGGCTCAGCCGAACTTGCCTGACGTGGACGCGATCAGGAAGGCCGCATACGTGAGGATGTAGCCGATCGTGAAGTGGGCGAGACCCACCACGCGGGCCTGAACGATCGAGAGAGCGACGGGCTTGTCGCGCCAGCCCACCAGGTTGGCGAGGGGCGTGCGCTGGTGTGCCCAGACGATGGTTTCGATCAGCTCCTGCCAGTAACCCCGCCAGGAGATCAGGAACATGAAGCCGGTGGCCCACACCAGGTGACCGAAGAGGAACATCCAGGCCCAGACGGCCAGGTTGTTGGAACCCATCGGGTTGTACCCGTTGATCAGCTGGGAGCTGTTGAGCCACAGGTAGTCGCGGAACCAGCCCATGAGATAGGTGCTGGATTCGTTGAACTGGGCCACGTTGCCCTGCCAGATGGCGAGGTGCTTCCAGTGCCAGTAGAAGGTGACCCAACCCACGGTGTTCAGGGCCCAGAAGACGGCCAGATAGAAGGCGTCCCAGGCCGAGATGTCGCAGGTGCCGCCACGGCCGGGGCCGTCGCAGGGGAAGGAGTAGCCGAAGTCCTTCTTGTCGGGCATCAGCTTGGAACCCCGGGCATCCAGGGCACCCTTCACCAGGATCAGGGTCGTGGTGTGCAGACCCAGGGCGATGGCGTGGTGGACCAGGAAGTCACCAGGGCCGATCTGCAGGAACAGGGAGTTGTTGCCTGCATTGATGGCATCGAGCCAGCCGGGCAGCCAGACGGCGCCGTTGTTGGGCCACGCCGTGGTGGCGATGCTGTCGGCGTTCGCGAGCAGGACATCCATGCCATAGAGGGCTTTGCCACTGGAGGCCTGGACGAACTGGGCGAACACGGGCTCAATCAGGATCTGCTTCTCGGGGGTACCGAAGGCGACCACCACGTCGTTGTGGACGTAGAGACCCAGGGTGTGGAAGCCGAGGAACAGAGAGACCCAGCTCAGGTGGCTGATCAGGGCTTCCTTGTGCTCAAGCATCCGGGCAAGAACATTGTCCTTGTTGGCTTCCGGGTCGTAGTCGCGGATGAAGAAGATCGCGCCGTGGGCGAAGGCACCGCACATCAGGAAGATGGCGATGTACTGGTGGTGCGTGTAGAGGGCCGCCTGAGTGGTGTAGTCCTTGGCGATGAACGCATAGGACGGCAGCGCGTACATGTGCTGCGCCACCAGGCTGGTCACGACTCCCAACGCAGCCAGGGCAAGGCCCAGCTGGAAGTGGAGGGAGTTGTTGACGGTGTCATACAGCCCCTTGTGACCAGCACCGAGGGCTCCACCGAACGGAGTGCCCTTCGGCGGGTTGTGGGCGTCGAGGATCTCGCGGATCGAGTGGCCGATACCGAAGTTGGTCCGGTACATGTGGCCGGCGATCACGAAGATGCAGCCGATGGCCAGGTGGTGGTGGGCGATGTCCGTGAGCCAGAGAGCTTCGGTCTGGGGGTGGAAACCACCCAGGAAGGTGAGGATCGCGGTGCCTGCTCCCTCAGAGGTACCGAACACCTGATTGGCGGTGTCGGGGTTCTGGGCATAGACCCCCCAGTTGCCGGTGAAGAACGGAGCCAGACCGGCGGGGTGGGGCGAGACCGAGAGGAAGTTGTCCCACCCGACGTGCTGTCCCCTGGATTCGGGGATAGCGACGTGGACCAGGTGACCGGTCCAGGCGATGGAACTGAAGCCGAACAGCACAGCCAGGTGATGGTTGAGCCGCGATTCAGCGTTCTTGAACCAGGCCAGGGAAGGCAGGAACTTGGGCTGGAGATGGAGCCAGCCGGCGAACAGGGCCCATGCCGAGAGGATCAGCATGAAGATGGAACCCTGGTAGAGCTCCATGTTGGTCGTCATGCCGATCGTGTACCACCAGTGGTACAGACCGGAATAGGCGATGTTCACAGGAGAGGAGGCGCCCGCCTGGGTGAAGGCGTCGATGGCGCCCTGGCCGAAGTGGGGATCCCAGATCGCGTGAGCGATGGGACGGACGTGCAGCGGATCGGCGACCCACTGCTCGAAGTTGCCCTGCCAGGCGATATGGAACAGGTTGCCCGAAACCCAGAGGCCGATGATCGCCAGGTGACCGAAGTGGGTGGAGAACAGCTTTTGGTAAAGCCGCTCCTCCGTCATTCCGTCATGGCTCTCGAAGTCGTGAGCCGTGGCGATGCCGTACCAGATACGGCGGGTTGTCGGGTCCTGTGCCAGACCCTGGCTGAACGAAGGAAATTTCGTTGCCATTGGGAAAGGTCAGGTGGAGGTCAGCCGACCGCGATGAGTCGGGACAGGAAGAAGGCCCAGGTGGTCGCGATACCGCCCAGCAGGTAATGGGCGACACCGACGGCACGGCCTTGGGTGATGGAGAGCGCCCGCGGTTGGATGGCGGGAGCCACCTTCAGCTTGTTGTGAGCCCAGACGATGGACTCGATCAGTTCCTGCCAGTAGCCGCGGCCGCTGAAGAGGAACATGAGGCTGAAGGCCCAGACGAAGTGGGCACCCAGGAACATCAGACCGTAGGCGCTGGAGGACGAGCCGTAGCTGTTCAGCACCTGGGCAGCCTGAGCCCAGAGGAAGTCCCGGAGCCAGCCATTGATGGTGATGGCGCCCTGGGCGAAGTTGCCGTTGGTGATGTGCTGGACGCTGCCGTCGGCATTGACGGTGCCCCACACGTCGCTCTGCATCTTCCA
This genomic stretch from Cyanobium gracile PCC 6307 harbors:
- the psaB gene encoding photosystem I core protein PsaB; this translates as MATKFPSFSQGLAQDPTTRRIWYGIATAHDFESHDGMTEERLYQKLFSTHFGHLAIIGLWVSGNLFHIAWQGNFEQWVADPLHVRPIAHAIWDPHFGQGAIDAFTQAGASSPVNIAYSGLYHWWYTIGMTTNMELYQGSIFMLILSAWALFAGWLHLQPKFLPSLAWFKNAESRLNHHLAVLFGFSSIAWTGHLVHVAIPESRGQHVGWDNFLSVSPHPAGLAPFFTGNWGVYAQNPDTANQVFGTSEGAGTAILTFLGGFHPQTEALWLTDIAHHHLAIGCIFVIAGHMYRTNFGIGHSIREILDAHNPPKGTPFGGALGAGHKGLYDTVNNSLHFQLGLALAALGVVTSLVAQHMYALPSYAFIAKDYTTQAALYTHHQYIAIFLMCGAFAHGAIFFIRDYDPEANKDNVLARMLEHKEALISHLSWVSLFLGFHTLGLYVHNDVVVAFGTPEKQILIEPVFAQFVQASSGKALYGMDVLLANADSIATTAWPNNGAVWLPGWLDAINAGNNSLFLQIGPGDFLVHHAIALGLHTTTLILVKGALDARGSKLMPDKKDFGYSFPCDGPGRGGTCDISAWDAFYLAVFWALNTVGWVTFYWHWKHLAIWQGNVAQFNESSTYLMGWFRDYLWLNSSQLINGYNPMGSNNLAVWAWMFLFGHLVWATGFMFLISWRGYWQELIETIVWAHQRTPLANLVGWRDKPVALSIVQARVVGLAHFTIGYILTYAAFLIASTSGKFG
- a CDS encoding choice-of-anchor I domain-containing protein, which codes for MALTFSALDPFIQASNGVISVADLGANAEISAYNPTTGYLYTVGGGSGAIVVSDLRNPANPLAVARATSTGNGETLQSAAVFGNLLAIAVQNAVKTDPGFVQFYDLSNPALPVHISTVTVGALPDMVKFSSDGRKLLVTNEGEPNAAYTIDPVGSISLINTSGFLAAVPVAPAAADVQSVGFEAWENRRAELINRGVRIGTRLGVTTTVAQDIEPEAIAFSADGNTAWITLQENNAIAVVDLTGAAPVISTIFSAGIKDWSRGVASAENFTYELEYAAGAANQPAGVLAGGLSGLFFAGKETVNGTELDVYYSITDRGPNGDLIAGQRQFLDPDFQPTIYKLGMNRATGAVTELGRIGLNRPDGTPLTGLPQLAIKDDVPIDATNAALAYDPFGIDSETVSRFSLTIGGNTRQVFAVGDEYRGQISIFDALSGNLIQRYIPAGQKAQLAAQHNVGGATPIGAETIDSLPAIYGNRWSNRGIEGMTFNPNDGLLYAFMQSPLDVDANGDGITEGRSRSELTRILAVDPATGAPVKEHLYLLSGRAGQDKIGDVSFDAARGVFLVMERDSSRSLTGFKHVFEVDLRGATDTLPLTSAVDQATAGWLAAIGVASPELLDNRRSLVDHDSNPATPTIFSTSSADALAAAGIRLAHKIELFNLPSIGGSLAYDKPEGLTIRDDGAVVINYDNDFGTEGASGNAFTVVSFDGAGFDSSDRDGPSNSNLYRPISGLPLYGLTMPDGIAAFTDAQGRSFLLAVGEGDSREYPPDQGTTFFDLTRASDGALVSGTPFRDHPGVDALNDAFAAVTGISRTRLNLLNDYGDINGDGLIDKPFSIGSRSLRIFDDKGNLVFDSSAALEDLADSLGLMASNRDDDKGTEPEMVEIATVAGRTYAFVALERTTTSVAAVFDVSDPYNVVAVDPVVFPGAERIEGLTFLRSEAGEPAGVIASSEGNDKVSITTAAPLAAGSAFKLQLFHLADQEGGIAALDDAPRLSAVLNALRAQDIDLDGIPGFVNTLTLSSGDAWIPGLFYGASAQAYGAVGRGDVLIQNALGVQAIAFGNHEFDQGTTVVRDLIRANAASGYPGTAFPYLSGNLNFATDANLAGLVVPAGQAPQPNSITASVVFDVNGQTVGVVGATTPTLRTISSPGSVGVAPVPFGGTPTAAELDALAAEIQADVDALLAANPGLNKVILLAHMQQISIEQALAERLRHVDIIVAGGSNTRLFDSNDLTRPGDSVQGPYPIVKTGADGKPVAVVNTDGNYKYLGRLVLDFDSQGVIIPASYDPTISGAFRTDAAGVAALNAEAFIDARVQEVVDNLREVIVAQESEWFGISEVFLNGNRNPGVRSEETNLGNLTADANLAYARQIDPTVVVSLKNGGGIRNSIGQSIIPTGSVSGVPELLPTAAVFDAQGNVVKPEGGISRNDIANALSFNNGLSLVSVTPAELKALIEYGIAAGINQGRFPQVGGMAFSYDLSRPAGSRVVNLAIQDDAGNDLDIIVRGGALVGDPSRSIRMVTLDFLASGGDGYPFSSLTNPNRVNITETGAPPTGTATFAANGSEQDTLAEYLAANHSPANPFTSADTPAALDTRLQNLAVRSDAVIDPVRLGTAGDDTTLPGQSTVPGFDGRLDTVFTGAGNDEVDVAITGGFDNTIFTGSGADVVYAGSRDVITGGSGSDQIWAIDGGQNRLSGMAGDDAFIIGSTGNRALGGAGNDIFTILGGAGTNHLNGGAGADQFWLVSEPGDRPAAKQFVMDFTVGQDLVGLRGVAFADLGFSQVGADTLLRVSGVAVGHFTNISASALNNQANFALV